A window of Lentibacillus sp. Marseille-P4043 contains these coding sequences:
- a CDS encoding MFS transporter: MSNNQQPIWTRSFISISVTQFMVFLVFYALLTTLPIYVIDNMGGSEAEGGLVVTVMLIAAIIVRPFSAKLLDKLGKKKGLIISVAIFTATSFLYIWTDQFISLLLLRFFHGLSFGVISTATGAIAADVIPPSRRGEGLGYFAMAMNLAVVAGPFIGLSLLQFITFQMLFVILSVLMISGVICSILVHVPATDAVNNSETVKHKFTLHDLIELKAIPIALISSLASLAYASVLSFISVYADSIGLSAAASYFFLVFAIVMIASRPYFGKAFDLRGPSFVILPCLFIFAIGLVMLSFTDNAWMLLISAGLTGLGYGTILPSFQTMAIQAAPNHRSSHATATFFMFYDSGIAVGSFVWGFVVAAFGFEKLYILCAVVVLVAVGLFSLHQGKQKPKFSKQEIYR, encoded by the coding sequence TTGAGTAACAATCAACAACCAATCTGGACGAGAAGTTTTATTAGTATTTCCGTGACACAGTTCATGGTTTTTTTAGTTTTTTATGCATTACTAACGACACTCCCAATTTATGTAATTGACAACATGGGAGGGTCAGAAGCTGAAGGTGGATTAGTCGTTACGGTTATGTTAATAGCCGCAATAATTGTACGCCCATTTTCAGCAAAATTATTAGATAAACTTGGTAAGAAAAAAGGACTCATCATAAGTGTTGCTATTTTTACAGCAACCTCATTCCTCTATATTTGGACAGATCAATTCATCTCATTATTATTACTTCGTTTCTTTCACGGACTTTCATTTGGTGTGATTTCTACAGCAACTGGAGCAATTGCTGCGGATGTTATACCTCCATCAAGGCGTGGTGAAGGGCTTGGATATTTTGCAATGGCAATGAATCTTGCAGTTGTGGCTGGGCCTTTTATCGGATTATCATTGTTGCAATTTATCACCTTTCAAATGCTCTTTGTTATTCTAAGTGTCCTTATGATAAGTGGTGTCATTTGCTCTATTTTAGTTCATGTCCCTGCAACTGATGCGGTTAATAATTCTGAAACAGTAAAACACAAATTTACACTGCATGATTTAATTGAGTTAAAGGCAATACCAATTGCACTTATCAGTAGCTTGGCTTCGCTAGCCTATGCAAGTGTTTTATCGTTTATTTCGGTTTATGCCGATTCAATTGGACTATCCGCAGCTGCCAGCTATTTCTTTCTAGTGTTCGCAATTGTTATGATCGCATCACGACCATATTTCGGTAAAGCATTCGATTTACGAGGACCATCATTCGTTATTTTACCTTGTTTATTCATCTTTGCCATTGGTCTTGTTATGTTAAGTTTCACCGATAATGCTTGGATGCTGTTAATTTCAGCAGGGCTTACTGGTCTTGGTTATGGAACAATTTTGCCAAGTTTCCAAACAATGGCAATCCAGGCTGCACCTAACCACCGAAGCAGCCATGCTACAGCAACATTTTTTATGTTTTATGATTCCGGTATCGCAGTGGGGTCGTTTGTATGGGGTTTTGTCGTAGCAGCTTTCGGTTTTGAAAAGTTATATATTCTATGTGCTGTCGTGGTTTTAGTAGCTGTCGGCCTGTTCAGCCTTCATCAAGGAAAACAGAAACCAAAATTTTCAAAGCAAGAAATTTATCGATAA
- a CDS encoding TetR/AcrR family transcriptional regulator, with the protein MAIDRKQSIVDAATKSFSLFGYKATTMDQVAKLANVGKGTIYTFFKNKEELFDEIISSLIKEMKAAAEDTMDESLPFYENATCALLKLLEFRKDHQLTIKLLQEEREIGTPEVLEVVQKLENTIINYIKDIVEKAVNKGEIKPCNPEITAFVMLKLYKSLIFDWEQFHEPLGRDEISRLFNLYIFEGLSTK; encoded by the coding sequence ATGGCAATTGACCGTAAACAATCAATTGTTGATGCAGCCACAAAATCTTTTTCTTTATTTGGATATAAGGCAACAACAATGGATCAAGTTGCAAAACTGGCAAATGTCGGAAAGGGGACGATTTATACTTTTTTTAAAAATAAGGAAGAGTTATTTGATGAAATAATTTCTTCACTTATTAAGGAAATGAAGGCAGCTGCAGAAGATACAATGGATGAAAGTCTACCGTTTTATGAGAATGCTACCTGTGCACTGCTTAAATTATTGGAATTTCGAAAAGATCATCAGTTAACGATCAAGCTTTTGCAGGAAGAACGTGAAATTGGAACACCTGAAGTATTAGAGGTTGTTCAGAAGTTAGAGAACACGATTATCAATTATATTAAAGATATCGTAGAAAAGGCGGTTAATAAAGGTGAAATTAAACCATGTAATCCTGAAATAACTGCTTTTGTAATGTTGAAATTGTATAAATCGCTTATCTTTGACTGGGAGCAATTCCATGAACCGTTGGGAAGAGATGAGATATCGCGACTATTCAATTTATACATTTTTGAGGGATTATCAACGAAATGA
- the uraA gene encoding uracil permease, with translation MAHKEIQVHDRLPFLQSLPLGIQHLFAMFGSNVLVPVLFGVDPATILLMNGIGTLLYIFITKGKIPAFLGASFAFISPTFVVLGQYAGGAGYSYVLGGFFMVGIVLCIVALIVKFVGTAWIDVIFPPAAMGAIVAVIGLELVPTAAEMAGWIAPADADGTWTIDPNVAIVSLLTLAITIICWVTLRGFLKIIPILIGIITGYIIAYAFGIVDLSKVQEAAWISAPTYYQMKIDWSAILVILPAALVIIPEHIGHLFVTGNIVKSDLTKDPGLDRSLAGNGISTIISSFFGSTPNTTYGENIGVLAITRVYSTWIIGLAAVMAIILSFCGKLAALISSIPAPVMGGVSLLLFGIIAASGLRMLVESKVDYNRSQNLILTCVVLVIGISGATVQIGSVALTGMGLATIVAIILGLFFKLLDVLKLSNE, from the coding sequence ATGGCACATAAGGAAATACAAGTTCACGACCGTTTACCTTTTTTACAAAGTTTACCATTAGGTATCCAACATTTATTTGCCATGTTTGGCTCAAACGTACTGGTACCTGTACTATTCGGAGTCGATCCGGCAACCATCCTATTAATGAATGGGATTGGAACATTGTTATATATTTTTATTACAAAAGGGAAAATCCCTGCATTTTTGGGAGCCAGTTTTGCCTTTATATCCCCTACTTTTGTTGTATTAGGTCAGTATGCGGGTGGAGCAGGCTATAGTTATGTACTAGGTGGCTTCTTCATGGTCGGGATTGTCTTATGTATTGTGGCACTTATTGTCAAATTTGTAGGTACAGCATGGATAGACGTCATATTCCCACCAGCGGCAATGGGGGCGATTGTTGCCGTTATCGGATTAGAGCTTGTTCCAACTGCAGCAGAAATGGCAGGGTGGATTGCCCCGGCAGATGCTGACGGAACCTGGACAATTGATCCTAATGTTGCAATTGTTTCACTTCTAACTCTAGCAATAACCATTATTTGTTGGGTCACACTTCGCGGCTTTTTGAAAATCATTCCTATCTTAATCGGCATTATTACTGGATACATCATTGCCTACGCATTCGGTATAGTAGACCTATCAAAAGTTCAAGAGGCCGCCTGGATTTCTGCACCAACTTATTACCAGATGAAAATTGACTGGTCGGCAATTCTCGTGATTTTGCCTGCAGCACTTGTTATTATTCCAGAGCATATTGGACACTTATTTGTGACAGGAAACATCGTTAAAAGTGATTTAACAAAAGATCCCGGACTTGATCGTTCATTAGCAGGGAACGGAATCTCTACGATTATTTCCAGCTTCTTCGGTTCTACTCCAAACACAACCTATGGGGAAAACATTGGAGTTCTAGCTATAACAAGAGTTTACTCAACTTGGATAATAGGATTAGCAGCGGTGATGGCTATCATCTTGTCTTTCTGCGGAAAACTGGCAGCATTAATTTCGTCGATTCCAGCACCTGTTATGGGCGGTGTATCCTTGTTATTATTTGGTATCATTGCAGCAAGCGGACTCAGAATGCTTGTCGAGTCAAAAGTGGATTACAATCGTTCACAAAATTTAATCTTAACGTGTGTTGTTCTTGTTATTGGCATCAGTGGTGCAACCGTTCAAATTGGTTCTGTTGCCCTAACAGGGATGGGCTTAGCAACAATTGTAGCCATCATCCTTGGATTATTCTTTAAATTACTTGATGTGTTGAAGTTGTCAAATGAGTAA
- a CDS encoding MarR family winged helix-turn-helix transcriptional regulator translates to MDHMDNRNLFHLLNQRYRFIEKEMNRRLYDHGLYTSQWSIIFCLERFGPMTQTAIWKYLNVEAPTVTRTLSRMEKSGWIVRKRGTDKRERVIELTEGAKREFTKVHQTMDEFEQDMLANLSSAEKQQLKQLLQKIGTTGEENH, encoded by the coding sequence ATGGACCATATGGACAATCGAAACTTGTTTCACTTACTTAATCAGCGCTATCGGTTTATCGAAAAAGAAATGAACAGACGGCTTTATGACCATGGATTGTATACATCTCAGTGGTCCATTATTTTTTGTCTGGAGCGTTTTGGCCCAATGACACAAACTGCGATTTGGAAATACCTTAACGTAGAAGCGCCAACCGTTACCCGTACACTATCTCGGATGGAGAAAAGCGGATGGATTGTTCGGAAAAGAGGTACAGACAAACGTGAACGTGTTATTGAATTGACAGAGGGAGCAAAGCGAGAGTTTACAAAAGTTCATCAAACAATGGATGAATTTGAGCAAGACATGCTGGCTAATTTGTCGTCAGCTGAAAAACAGCAATTGAAACAATTACTACAAAAAATTGGTACAACAGGAGAGGAAAATCATTGA
- a CDS encoding type IA DNA topoisomerase produces MRLILAEKPSVAKNIADALKIKGKKDGYFEGNNYIITWAFGHLVQLYDAKDYDSKMARWKLDNFPFIPANFKYKIKTDPRNRQRSDQGATKQLKTIHYLMRRTDVDTIISACDYDREGQLIGDSIIYRANPNKPVYRLLLNEWTTEEVLQGIEKMRPNETMQPLRDAGVSRQWADWVIGINLTSVATLKYQKGKGKALNIGRVLLPTLKIIYDRDKEIENFVPEDYFKLTATFQTDDKQAYEGTYVEAKQEKFKQKDTLDNIQKTIQGKQAIITDKQVEKKKEFAPLLFNLSNLQGYITNKYKGWTSDKVLKVAQSLYEKKFITYPRTSSVALDESLVGKTANVLKTLAEDLPYKDEIKFKKTKRVFNNAKVESHSAIIPTYVKPKRLTSDEQIVYIAIKNRFIMQFMPVAEYEETKLITKIDEVKGHFASKGKVQLVEGWKKVENIQSKDNLLPIVQVNDNVSLLDSKVTSHVTKPPKHHTEKTLLRVMETCGKNFKEDENEEQMGSILTGFSIGTPATRAETIKKLKDVGYIAGQGKHLFCSDLGKRLVETFPVKDLFDLEFTGRLEKTLSDIQKGEIDKKEFLRVVFHFTNESVATIKAGQDIIINEISQSPRKTNERLGSCPQCGSSVIEGKKGFGCSNWKSGCKFVIWKNDKYLATMKKKPTKTMVKQLLKNKRTYVKGLTSKKGSKFNAYLSYEKNPDNDYFSWKMDFGK; encoded by the coding sequence ATGCGATTAATTTTAGCGGAAAAACCTTCAGTTGCGAAAAACATTGCAGATGCGCTAAAAATTAAAGGTAAAAAAGATGGCTATTTTGAAGGAAACAACTATATCATTACGTGGGCTTTTGGTCATTTGGTTCAGCTATACGACGCAAAAGACTATGATAGCAAAATGGCACGATGGAAACTAGACAACTTTCCGTTTATCCCTGCTAATTTTAAGTATAAAATAAAAACTGATCCACGAAATAGGCAACGATCAGATCAGGGTGCAACAAAGCAATTAAAAACGATTCATTATTTAATGAGACGAACTGACGTTGATACAATCATCTCTGCATGTGATTATGATCGGGAAGGGCAATTAATTGGGGATAGCATTATTTATCGGGCAAATCCAAATAAACCAGTGTATCGCTTGTTACTTAATGAATGGACCACAGAGGAAGTGCTTCAAGGAATCGAAAAGATGAGACCAAATGAGACAATGCAGCCATTGAGAGATGCCGGAGTTAGCAGGCAATGGGCTGATTGGGTGATTGGGATTAATTTAACCTCTGTTGCGACATTAAAATATCAAAAAGGTAAGGGAAAAGCGCTGAACATTGGAAGGGTTCTGTTGCCTACGTTGAAAATAATTTATGATCGCGATAAGGAAATTGAAAATTTTGTACCAGAGGATTATTTTAAATTAACAGCAACCTTTCAGACAGATGATAAGCAAGCGTATGAAGGTACATATGTTGAGGCAAAACAAGAAAAATTTAAACAAAAAGATACGTTGGACAACATTCAAAAGACTATTCAAGGAAAGCAAGCAATAATTACCGACAAACAAGTGGAGAAGAAGAAGGAGTTTGCCCCATTATTGTTCAATTTATCTAACTTGCAAGGATACATAACGAATAAATATAAAGGCTGGACATCTGATAAAGTATTGAAAGTTGCCCAATCACTTTATGAGAAAAAATTTATCACATATCCGCGTACTTCTAGTGTTGCTTTAGACGAGAGCTTAGTTGGGAAGACAGCCAACGTATTGAAAACATTAGCAGAAGATCTGCCGTATAAAGATGAGATTAAATTCAAGAAAACGAAGCGGGTCTTTAACAATGCCAAGGTGGAAAGTCACAGCGCGATCATTCCAACTTATGTGAAACCAAAACGTCTAACGAGTGATGAACAAATCGTGTATATCGCAATTAAAAATCGTTTTATCATGCAATTTATGCCTGTTGCCGAATATGAGGAAACAAAGCTCATCACAAAAATAGATGAAGTGAAAGGACACTTTGCTTCGAAGGGAAAAGTACAGCTTGTTGAAGGATGGAAAAAGGTAGAAAACATTCAATCGAAGGACAATCTATTACCAATAGTTCAGGTAAATGACAATGTAAGTTTGCTGGATTCAAAAGTTACCTCCCATGTAACAAAACCGCCAAAGCATCACACAGAGAAAACGCTATTGCGAGTCATGGAGACGTGTGGAAAAAATTTTAAGGAAGATGAAAATGAAGAACAAATGGGGAGTATTTTGACTGGATTCAGCATTGGAACACCGGCGACTAGGGCCGAAACAATTAAGAAATTGAAAGATGTCGGCTATATCGCGGGACAAGGTAAACATCTATTCTGTTCCGATTTAGGCAAAAGGCTTGTGGAAACATTCCCGGTAAAGGATCTGTTTGATTTAGAATTTACTGGTCGCTTGGAGAAGACATTATCAGATATTCAAAAAGGGGAGATCGACAAAAAGGAATTTTTACGTGTCGTCTTTCATTTTACCAATGAGTCAGTGGCGACAATCAAAGCTGGGCAGGATATTATCATTAATGAAATTTCTCAGTCACCTCGAAAAACAAATGAAAGATTAGGGTCTTGTCCGCAATGTGGAAGCAGTGTAATCGAAGGAAAAAAGGGGTTTGGTTGCAGTAATTGGAAGAGCGGCTGTAAATTTGTGATATGGAAAAATGACAAGTATTTAGCGACAATGAAAAAGAAACCTACAAAAACGATGGTGAAGCAGCTGTTAAAAAACAAAAGAACCTATGTAAAAGGACTGACAAGTAAAAAAGGAAGCAAATTTAATGCCTATTTAAGCTATGAAAAAAATCCAGATAATGATTATTTTAGCTGGAAGATGGATTTTGGGAAATAA